The Paenibacillus pabuli DNA segment TGGAAGCGCTTACTTAACGATATTCTATGAGATATATCACAAGAAACATTCCATCTCTTTCCTCAATATTGAGACATTATTTATGGCAGCTAGGCCACAGACATAGGGGTACGCAGTCTAAAATAAAACAAGCCGGCTCCGTCAGGAACCAGCTGCTGCCTCGTTTTCTTAATCAACTACTTGCTGTTCAAAAGCTCACGTAACGTCTGTGGATCATATCTGGAAACCAATCGTTCCAAATGGGTGTCCAGCCACTCTTCATCCTGATCCCACCATTTCAGTTCCAGCAGCAAAGCAATGATCTCGTCATCAAAGCGCTTTTTGATCGGCTTTGCTGGATTACCCCCAACAATGACATAAGATTCGATATTCTTGGTTACCGTCGAGTTGGATGCTACGATGGCACCGTCTCCGATCGTGATACCCGGCATGATCGTTACATTCTGCCCAAGCCAGACGTCGTTACCCAGTACGGTATCGCCCTTAAAGGGCAACTGATCCAGAGTAGGCGTCACTTTCTCCCATCCTCCACCGAAAATATTGAAAGGATAGGTTGTCATGCCCTCCATCCGGTGGTTCGCGCCATTCATAATAAAGGTCACACCTTCTGCAATCGCACAAAACTTGCCGATCACCAGGCGATCCCCAAGAAAATCATAATGATGCTGAATTCGATCATAGAAATGTTCCGGTGGATTACTGTTGTCGCTATAGTAGGTATAGTCACCGATGTCCACATTGGGGCGAGGCGGCAAATTTTGAATATAACAGACGGTTCGAATGTTCTCGTTGGGGAAAAGTTTTGTTTTATCGGGAGCCATGCGTATTCCCTCCTTTTTCCTCATTGTACCAGATATTAGATCTTGAACGGACTCAGCGATGTCTGTAACTCGGTCGAAACATCGGACAGCACAGCTGCAGACGCCTTAATCTGTTCCACCGACTTGAGCTGTTCATGAACGGATCCGGCAGCCTGCTGCGAATTGGCGCTGGCCGTCTGCGCATGACGCGCAATCTCGTGAACGGAAGCGACAATCTGTTCCACGCCGGCGGACATCTCCTCGCTCGTCGCCGCCATGTCCTCAATCTCTGATGCGATTCGTAAGTTTGTGTCCCGGATCAGGCTGAAGTTCTGTTCGGTTTCACGGGTCAAGCGCAGCCCTTCCTGCACCTCTTCCTTCACTCGAGACATGGCTGATAATGACTGCAGCATGTCCTGCTCCATGGCTTTTACCAGTTCCTCAATGCGGCTCGAAGAATCTCCGGCCTGTTCAGCCAGTTTGCGAACCTCGATTGACACGACGGCAAACCCTCTGCCATGCTCCCCTGCTCTTGCCGCTTCAATGGATGCATTGAGAGCGAGCAGGTTTGTTTGATTCGCAATCTCATGAATGGTGGTAACCATCTGGCTAATCTGGGCCGACTTCTCTTCCAGTGTACGAATGACTTCATCCGTTGTTGTAACGGAAGATTCAATCGTTGACATTTGCTGAACGGTCAGCTGCACCGCCTCTCCTCCGGTTTCTGCCTGCCTGCGGGAGTACAGGGCAGATTCCGAGATGCTGGAAGCCTTGTCTGCCATCCGCTGCACTCCGATTGCCACCTCTTCCATGGCCTGCAGGTTCTCTTCCGTGCTGATCGTCTGGCTCTCTGCCCCTCTGGCAACCTGTTCTACCGACGAAGCAATCTGTTCCGATTCCCGTGCCGTCCGTTCCGCAATGGTCAAGAGAATTCCGGTCGAATACTTAGCCTTCTCCCCCGCTTGAAGGCCACCCTGAATAATCAGTTGTAAGCTGCTTCTCATCTCGTTGTACCCGGCACCCAGCATGCCAATCTCGTCTTGGACGTGATCGACAACCGGCTGCGTGAAGTCCCCCGTGCCTGCACGCTTGATTGCCATAGACACCCGTTCAATTCTTAATTTCACTCTGCGGACATACAGAATAATGGCTGTAATTGCTACCACCATCGCGAGCAGGACTACAATCAGGAAAGTTTTCAGAAATGAAGAAATAATGACATCAATCAACGATTGGGATGCCCCTACATAGAGAATTCCGATGATTGCCCCGGTTGCATCCTTGATCGGTTGATATGCCGTTTGGACATTTTGTCCCACCACAACGGCTTCACCGTAAAATTTCTCCCCCTGCTGCAAAACAGCCTGGGCAACCTGTTCCGATACTTTCGTCCCAACAGCACGCTCTCCATCCATCATCACGTTGGTTGCCACGCGCTCTTCCCCGCGAAAAATGGTGACTGTATCTCCCGATGCCTCACCGATCTCATCCACAAGTTCGAAGTTACCCTCCATTGCTGTCTCGCCTTTATAAAGCTCGCCATCCTTGATGAGCCAGTCGCCGGGGTGTTTGTATGTAATGATTCGATCCGCCATCTCCAAATCCCGCTTCGCCTTTTCCGTTGCAAATGTTGTAATTCCCTGTCTCATTTCCAGAATCACACTTACCGCTACGGCTGAGGAAAACAAGATAAATATACTGATAACGATCAAACTGATTTTGGTACCGATGCTCATGCTTCGCATGTGTTGAGCCACCCATTTCCCTATATAATTGAGGTATACCGAAGCGAATTTCGAATTCATTTCGAATATCACATATAGAGTTATCGGTAGGCATAAACACATTATTTATAAGTTTTCAGTGATATTTATCACAATTTTTCAATGAAAAAACCAAAACATTTCCGTGTTTTCCGTAATCGTGTGCGAATGTCCTTCTGTCTGGTAATTTTGATGTCCTGATTAGATCGATTAGATATGTCTAGATTCATATATTCATATTGAACAGAAGAATACAAGGTCGCTTATGATTAGGGAGTATGGAACGAAACACATGGAAAAAAGGAAAACAAAAAAAGACCCGATGTGTTCATCGAGTCTCTTGTTCCATTCTAGATTATTGGGATGTAAGACTTACTTGTGCTGCCGTTTGATCCCAATTCACAGTTAGTCCCAAGCCTTCAGAGATGAAGCGTACTGGCACCAGTGTGCGGCTGTTTAGGATAATGGCCGGTGCATCGATATCAAGCGTCTCCCCATTAACCGTTGCAGTACTGCTTCCAATCTGGAGTACGAGTGTCTGGTCGTTCAGAACAGCAGTTACCGTCTTCGCCGTTTTGTCCCAAGTCACCTCTGCACCCAGCGCTTCAAGAATGGCATTGACAGGTACCATTACCCGGCCACCCTGCTCCAGCGAATCCTGATCCGGGAACGAAATGGCTTGGCCATCCAAAGTAACGGAAATGGTTTGGTCTGTTGCTCCCGTTTCAGAAGAAGTTTCCGAGCCTGCATCTTCTGTGGTCTCAGGCAGCGGTGTCACTTCGCGTCCGAGCTGCTCCTGCAAGTTGGCAAGCCGGTTCAGGGCAAACGTCGTCAGCGATCCTGCTGCCATGGAGCCCATGCCTCCACCACCGCCGAAGTTACCGCCGGGACGTGTCTGTGTATTTCCTATGCTCGCTGTATCTGTTGTATCGGTTGCGCTTGTGCCCTCCGGCTGCGAAGGTGGTGTCGTTCCATCTGGAGGCGTTCCTTCAAAACCTTCCGGAGGTGTCATTCCCTCCATGCCCTCTGGCGGCGTCATGCCTTCGAACCCTTCCGGTGGCGTTCCACCCATGCCGCCTGCTGCATCAGCATTAGCAGAGTAAGCGATGTTGGATTCAAACTGTTCGGTTGTGTAGAATTTCGTTGGATCTGCTTCAACATAAGGGCGGATGACATCGGCAAGTTCTGTAATACGGTCTTGGATGCCTTCCAGGTAGTCCGTCAACGCGTTGACGTAGCTCAAGTATTTTTCCTTATACTCCGGCACCGCAAGCAGGTTGTTGATCATCGGTACATTTTCCATGCTTATGCCGAGTACTGGCTCGTCCACGGATACGTTCGTTGCATTGGTGTTCGTTGTGGTCGTTCCGGTTGTCGTTGTTCCACGTCCGCCCCCACCCGAATACCCATTGAAAGACATGTTAAAGTCCCAAGGTACAACCGTGAACTTACCATCGGCATCACTGTAGAGCATGTAGTTGTGCCCTTTGTCGCCGTTATAGCTGTCATAGTTGCCGAAGACCATGTTGCCCGCGATATATTGAAGTGCGGAATCCACGTCCAGCACGCTCTCGATATCGCCTTTTTCTCCTTCAGGCATGTCATTCAGCGTTTTGATGAAGTTTTTGAGTTTGGTTTTATTCTCGTCCGTACCCAAATCTTCAGTGAGTGTGCTGTAGTCGCTGCCCTCTTCATATTGAAGATAACTTCTCTCGTCGGTATCATAGAGAACACCGTCTTCGTAATCTTCGCCGTAGTTGCGCTCCAGGTAGCTGTCATCCACTGCTTCAACACCCGTATAGAAACCAACCAATTCGCCGTTGACATACAGGTTGACGTAGTTCGTCATCGGTACATCCATACCAATACTGCGAAGCGCTTCATAGTGAAGAACTTCACGCATGTACGATGGATCCGCGTAGTTGTTGTTCAATACCATTTTATCGAGGCCAAGCAGGGTTTGCGTTTTATCGTATTTATCAAACTTAAGTCTGAAGCTGTAACGGTCCGAATCTTCCATGGATGCTACAGACTTCAGTGTCAGATTGCCTTTGGTGGAGAAACCGACATTATCCAGCTTGTTGCCGTCCACTTCCACGCTGACCTTCTTGTAATCCTTATCCAGCGGACTTTCAAGCATGCTCTCCCAATCCGCATCATCAATCGTAACGTTAATATCAATAACATTATCTGTCTGAAACAACGATTCATAGGCTTGCGCAACTCCTGTGCTGGTCGTTGTAGCCGCCGCATCCTCTGCGGCATGCGCAGCGTTAGGGCTGACGATCAGACCAAACGACGATGTCACCATCGTCACGGACAGTGCCGTTACGGCAAACTTTTGTAGTAAGTTATTCAAATGTTACATCCTCCTTCTTGGTTTCTGTTAAGCACCTGAGGCTTATATGAACCATGGTAGAGGACAAACCTTTAATGAATCTTAAAAGGTTAATTCACCAATAAAACAGCCTACCAGGCTATTTTGGATTGAACCGGAAGTGTAGTGGTATATCTCCATAGGTTCAACTTCATAAAATGCCTGATAGGCTCCTTGTTTCTTTAAGTGTTACGCATACTTATAACTCTGTCACAGTCACTCCAGCTGCCTTGTAGTAATCTTCAATCACATTATTCAATGTATTATCTTTCAGCAAAATCCCAATTCCGGCAAAGAGACCAATCCCGTTCGTATTACCTTCAAGCCGGTTATTTTCAATCCATACGTTCTCGGGGTTACCCTCACCAATATTCCCGGCACCCGTATCCCCTTTGTCGTAATCCAGCCTCACGGCCCAATAATTGCTGGCGATATTATCACGGATCACATTGCCACGAATCACTGTACCCGGTCCGTTCAGCACCTTAATTCCTACTGCATCCGCAATTGTGGATGTGTTCTCCATGAGATTATTCTCGATCAACGTATCAGGCGTGCCCATGACCACCGAAATGCCGATCTGGCTGTTCGTAATTGTGTTGTCATGAATATAGTTCCCTTTGCCAGATTTGCTGTGGTTACTGGGCGCTGAACCTCCCGTATTGCCGAGTCCGATTCCTGCGCCGGTAAGTACATCCGCGATCACATTGCCGGAGATTTCATTGAAATACTCCAGTTCTCCATGAAGATCAATGGCATCCAACTTCGTACCGTTAAACATATTGCCGCGCAGTACATTGTTGTGGGCCACGAATTGGATTAGCGCTCCGTGCCTCAAGTAAGGCCCTTCAAATGTACTGTTCTCTACCACATTCCATAACGTATCATTGTCAAAACCAAGTCGATCGGTTTTAGCCGTCCCCTGAATGGAAATGCCATAGCCAGAACCTCCAGGCCCAAGATCCGTTGCATTACGAAATGTTGCATGCTTCACAACGACATCACGACTGTGCTCAATGCGGATCGCCATTCGTTTGAATTTTTCCACAACCACACTGTCAATGGTAATGTCATAGGATGGTCTTTCACCATAGTTAGCGATGTGAATCATCGTGTCCGGCCCCCCTGCGGAGGGGTTGTTGGATTTATGATCAGTCGTGTAATTACCGGACCATGATGATGTGATTGTCAGGTTGGATACGAGAATGCTATGTTGAGCAGATGCTTTCAGAACGGTACTGCCGGTCATCTGATCAAGAGATGTCTTCAGCACGGTCCCTGCGGTGCTCTCCCCTCTCAGATTCACCCCGGATTTAAGCGTCAAATTGGTAGCGTTGTCTGGTCCGGATAACAAATTGTACACACCGTCGGGCAAAAACACTTCATCTCCAACGTTTGCATCATGAATCGCCGCCTGAATTGCGGGCTGGTCATCACTAGCATTATCGGCAGGATCTGCGCCGTAATTCCGTACATCTATGGTCCGTCCGGTTACGGCATTTGGAAAATGAACGGCATGTGGTGTTCCATCGGTCTCCGTCAAACCTGGAGCTGTAAAAGGCTCCGTCCCCTCCGGCGGCTCTGGAACAATGTATGGAATCAGGGCCACTGGAGTACCCCCACCCGACATAGGCGCATACAAATGCACATCGGTCAGACTTGTGTAGATGCTCGAATCCGAATTCCCATGTCCGGTAATCCGTACATAACGTGCGAAAGTGTGCGGAATATCAAATGCCTGCATCTCCGTTGTATCCCCGCCGCTTTCTCCGCTGAATACCTGTACCCACTGCTCTCCGTCAACAGATGTTTCGATCTCGATAGACGTCCTCCTTGCATCTCCTTTGTAAAAACCAATACCCACATAGCCGATTTGCCGTTCCTCGCCCAGGTCAAAAGAAATCCATTGCCCGCTTCCAGCAGCGGACCAGCGTGTATAGCTATTATTGTCAATCGTGTTGATTTCCAGATTACCATCACTGCCGCTTGCTGAAACGGACAGAATAGGCAACGACGATACAGGATCCGTAAGGGTCGCCATGTCGGTTGTAATCTCGTTGCTGATGTTGCCTGCCTCGTCAATCACCCTTACTTGAAACGTGTACGCCGTTCCGGCTGCAAGTCCTTCCGCTCGGAATGACCGGATGTCTTGTTCTGCCAATAACGTACCGTCCTGGTAGATCCGATATGCAGCCACAGCCATATCATCGCTTGCTGCTGGCCATCGCAGCTCGGCAAAATCCGTTCCCCAGTTGCGAAGTTCCAGCTTCGCCCTCGGCTCCCATTCAGGCGCAATCGAGTCAGTGCCATCTTCCGTTAGAGCAATGACCGCTAACTGGGGTCTAGGATTGCTCGTTCCATTGGCTTCCTTGGTGTACACGTTCACCGAGACGCCTGTTGCTTCAGCGTCGGCAAGCAGAAATGCCACCTCCCCTTCAGCCGGACGGTTCTTCACATAATCGGTCACATCAACTTCATAAACTGCCGGGCTTCCTCCACGATCTGCAGTAACCACGAACGTGCCGAGAAGTGCACTCCCGTTCAAACTTTTGACTGGAGCATTGGTCCAGGTTAATGAAGATTCGCTCCAGTCCGTTTCATCCAAACCGTAGAGGGACAGCTCCGTATCCGTATTCGAGGTGCCTTTCTTGGCAGCGATTCGCAGTCGATACCGATCTCCTTCGCCTTCATTACCTGTCATGACAAACTTGAGATATACATATTTCTTGGTAGACGAGGTGGATGAAATGCTGAGCAATCCGGTGCTGGAACCCGTAGCTTGATTAAAATTAAGATCCGGCTTGCCACTATCTATCGCCGCATCGTCACTAGGGAGCTTGCTGACGATGAGCTTCTCGATCCATTGTGAGCCTTCTTCATTCACTTCATCTTCCTCTTCAGGCGATGTGTATTCCTGATTGTTTTTGAATATAATCGGCTCGGTTACAACCCGATTCTTCACATGTTCATCCATGAAAGCCCATGCCTCCGCATTGGCAATCTCGGAAGCCGTTCCTGTAAATCCATGCCCCTGATCAGCAACGATTTTGAGATCCACAATCGGTACACCTGCGGATTGAAGCTGTCCTGCAAAAGTAACACTGTCCGTATAAGGGATGGTAGCATCAGCATCCCCATGCCGAATCCAGATCGGTGGATCATCCGGTGAAGCATACGTACCTGGCATCGCCAATCTGGCCTGCTCGGGTACATCAAATGCCCGATGTCCACCCAGAAGAGCAGTGACGGAGCTGTAATTATTGGCAAACGTAGTCGTAAAATCAGCAGGTCCGTACCAATCGGCTACCGCCTGCACTTTGTCCGAATACTCTGGCCACCCACCAGAACCTTCAAGATCAGGCACCTGTACCATTGCTCCTGTATCCAGCTCTATCGTCTCGCCAGCAACGATATCTCCGGTTGTTCCAAGCAGTGCAGCCAGATGGCCTCCTGCCGATGAGCCCCAGACTCCGATACGGCTCGGATCCAGATTGTACAGGGCTGCATTAGCCCGCAAATAGCGGACGGCGAGCTTCACATCCTGAATCTGGGCAGGAAAAGGCGCCTCCGGCGTCAGCCGGTAGTCCAGAGACACACCGACGTAACCGCGCTTGAGCACATAGTTACATATGGTGTTCAATGCTTGCTTTCGGTCACCATGATTCCATCCGCCTCCATGGATATAGACCATGACCGGCATAGGTTCAGATGCGGCAGTCTCGGGCACAGCAATGGATGAATATATTGCCCGGTCACCCGCCATGCCAATCTCCACGTCTTCATACAGAGTTACGCCTTGTGGAGGCGTAAATTCTGTGGCTTCCTCCCCAGGTGGCACCGGAGATGGAGAGGGGGTTATGCCAGGAATCGCTTGACCGTAGATAGCGACATTGTCGAGATACATATTGGCCTGCATGA contains these protein-coding regions:
- a CDS encoding methyl-accepting chemotaxis protein — its product is MRSMSIGTKISLIVISIFILFSSAVAVSVILEMRQGITTFATEKAKRDLEMADRIITYKHPGDWLIKDGELYKGETAMEGNFELVDEIGEASGDTVTIFRGEERVATNVMMDGERAVGTKVSEQVAQAVLQQGEKFYGEAVVVGQNVQTAYQPIKDATGAIIGILYVGASQSLIDVIISSFLKTFLIVVLLAMVVAITAIILYVRRVKLRIERVSMAIKRAGTGDFTQPVVDHVQDEIGMLGAGYNEMRSSLQLIIQGGLQAGEKAKYSTGILLTIAERTARESEQIASSVEQVARGAESQTISTEENLQAMEEVAIGVQRMADKASSISESALYSRRQAETGGEAVQLTVQQMSTIESSVTTTDEVIRTLEEKSAQISQMVTTIHEIANQTNLLALNASIEAARAGEHGRGFAVVSIEVRKLAEQAGDSSSRIEELVKAMEQDMLQSLSAMSRVKEEVQEGLRLTRETEQNFSLIRDTNLRIASEIEDMAATSEEMSAGVEQIVASVHEIARHAQTASANSQQAAGSVHEQLKSVEQIKASAAVLSDVSTELQTSLSPFKI
- a CDS encoding CotH kinase family protein → MNNLLQKFAVTALSVTMVTSSFGLIVSPNAAHAAEDAAATTTSTGVAQAYESLFQTDNVIDINVTIDDADWESMLESPLDKDYKKVSVEVDGNKLDNVGFSTKGNLTLKSVASMEDSDRYSFRLKFDKYDKTQTLLGLDKMVLNNNYADPSYMREVLHYEALRSIGMDVPMTNYVNLYVNGELVGFYTGVEAVDDSYLERNYGEDYEDGVLYDTDERSYLQYEEGSDYSTLTEDLGTDENKTKLKNFIKTLNDMPEGEKGDIESVLDVDSALQYIAGNMVFGNYDSYNGDKGHNYMLYSDADGKFTVVPWDFNMSFNGYSGGGGRGTTTTGTTTTNTNATNVSVDEPVLGISMENVPMINNLLAVPEYKEKYLSYVNALTDYLEGIQDRITELADVIRPYVEADPTKFYTTEQFESNIAYSANADAAGGMGGTPPEGFEGMTPPEGMEGMTPPEGFEGTPPDGTTPPSQPEGTSATDTTDTASIGNTQTRPGGNFGGGGGMGSMAAGSLTTFALNRLANLQEQLGREVTPLPETTEDAGSETSSETGATDQTISVTLDGQAISFPDQDSLEQGGRVMVPVNAILEALGAEVTWDKTAKTVTAVLNDQTLVLQIGSSTATVNGETLDIDAPAIILNSRTLVPVRFISEGLGLTVNWDQTAAQVSLTSQ
- a CDS encoding alpha/beta hydrolase fold domain-containing protein; its protein translation is METVGIQVNTEGIQVKDLFKTWKKRVVLVVMSALLVSGTIVPVQEVRAMEEAVPQISLNSTLEGEIQDPEGPELEIYSENFDDPDNFGSTGGIALRAPWLQEGEGGSKAKTSSSTAAPSLPNMIKIDGTDALALPLNLTGYGNIRLSYYTRASSYISGSVIVEWSKDDGVSWTTLETFDLPPGTPDLKNKEGNTLKSWALSPDANNNSTVKIRFRTGDVMQANMYLDNVAIYGQAIPGITPSPSPVPPGEEATEFTPPQGVTLYEDVEIGMAGDRAIYSSIAVPETAASEPMPVMVYIHGGGWNHGDRKQALNTICNYVLKRGYVGVSLDYRLTPEAPFPAQIQDVKLAVRYLRANAALYNLDPSRIGVWGSSAGGHLAALLGTTGDIVAGETIELDTGAMVQVPDLEGSGGWPEYSDKVQAVADWYGPADFTTTFANNYSSVTALLGGHRAFDVPEQARLAMPGTYASPDDPPIWIRHGDADATIPYTDSVTFAGQLQSAGVPIVDLKIVADQGHGFTGTASEIANAEAWAFMDEHVKNRVVTEPIIFKNNQEYTSPEEEDEVNEEGSQWIEKLIVSKLPSDDAAIDSGKPDLNFNQATGSSTGLLSISSTSSTKKYVYLKFVMTGNEGEGDRYRLRIAAKKGTSNTDTELSLYGLDETDWSESSLTWTNAPVKSLNGSALLGTFVVTADRGGSPAVYEVDVTDYVKNRPAEGEVAFLLADAEATGVSVNVYTKEANGTSNPRPQLAVIALTEDGTDSIAPEWEPRAKLELRNWGTDFAELRWPAASDDMAVAAYRIYQDGTLLAEQDIRSFRAEGLAAGTAYTFQVRVIDEAGNISNEITTDMATLTDPVSSLPILSVSASGSDGNLEINTIDNNSYTRWSAAGSGQWISFDLGEERQIGYVGIGFYKGDARRTSIEIETSVDGEQWVQVFSGESGGDTTEMQAFDIPHTFARYVRITGHGNSDSSIYTSLTDVHLYAPMSGGGTPVALIPYIVPEPPEGTEPFTAPGLTETDGTPHAVHFPNAVTGRTIDVRNYGADPADNASDDQPAIQAAIHDANVGDEVFLPDGVYNLLSGPDNATNLTLKSGVNLRGESTAGTVLKTSLDQMTGSTVLKASAQHSILVSNLTITSSWSGNYTTDHKSNNPSAGGPDTMIHIANYGERPSYDITIDSVVVEKFKRMAIRIEHSRDVVVKHATFRNATDLGPGGSGYGISIQGTAKTDRLGFDNDTLWNVVENSTFEGPYLRHGALIQFVAHNNVLRGNMFNGTKLDAIDLHGELEYFNEISGNVIADVLTGAGIGLGNTGGSAPSNHSKSGKGNYIHDNTITNSQIGISVVMGTPDTLIENNLMENTSTIADAVGIKVLNGPGTVIRGNVIRDNIASNYWAVRLDYDKGDTGAGNIGEGNPENVWIENNRLEGNTNGIGLFAGIGILLKDNTLNNVIEDYYKAAGVTVTEL
- a CDS encoding Vat family streptogramin A O-acetyltransferase, which produces MAPDKTKLFPNENIRTVCYIQNLPPRPNVDIGDYTYYSDNSNPPEHFYDRIQHHYDFLGDRLVIGKFCAIAEGVTFIMNGANHRMEGMTTYPFNIFGGGWEKVTPTLDQLPFKGDTVLGNDVWLGQNVTIMPGITIGDGAIVASNSTVTKNIESYVIVGGNPAKPIKKRFDDEIIALLLELKWWDQDEEWLDTHLERLVSRYDPQTLRELLNSK